The proteins below are encoded in one region of Deinococcus seoulensis:
- a CDS encoding SPFH domain-containing protein, whose translation MGFTIFVSVLLLLVIITLFAGVKSVPQGYQWTQERFGKFQRTLSPGLNIIIPYIDQIGRKVNMMEQVLDVPSQEVITRDNALVTVDAVVFYQVLDAAKASYEVGNLQQASLNLTMTNIRTVMGSMDLDELLSNRDQINARLLGVVDEATAPWGVKVTRIEVKDIKPPADLVASMARQMKAEREKRANILDAEGFRQAAILKAEGEKQAEILNAEGRRQAAFLESEARERQAQAEAEATRMVSEAIAAGNVQAINYFVAQRYVDALKDIATAPNQKTLILPVEAVSVLGSLQGIAEVAREAFGGRKD comes from the coding sequence ATGGGATTCACTATTTTTGTCAGCGTCTTGCTGCTGCTGGTCATCATCACGCTGTTCGCCGGGGTCAAGAGCGTCCCGCAGGGCTACCAGTGGACGCAGGAACGCTTCGGGAAGTTCCAGCGCACCCTGTCGCCCGGACTGAACATCATCATTCCGTACATCGACCAGATCGGCCGGAAGGTCAACATGATGGAACAGGTCCTCGACGTGCCCAGCCAGGAGGTCATCACCCGCGACAACGCGCTCGTCACCGTGGACGCCGTCGTGTTCTACCAGGTACTCGACGCCGCCAAGGCCAGTTACGAGGTCGGGAATCTTCAGCAGGCCAGCCTGAACCTCACCATGACCAACATCCGCACCGTGATGGGCAGCATGGACCTCGACGAACTCCTCAGCAACCGCGACCAGATCAACGCCCGCCTGCTTGGCGTGGTGGACGAGGCCACCGCACCCTGGGGCGTGAAGGTCACCCGCATCGAGGTCAAGGACATCAAACCGCCGGCCGATCTGGTCGCCAGCATGGCCCGCCAGATGAAAGCCGAACGCGAGAAACGCGCCAACATCCTCGACGCCGAGGGCTTCCGGCAGGCCGCCATCCTGAAAGCCGAGGGCGAGAAACAGGCCGAGATCCTGAACGCCGAGGGCCGCCGCCAGGCTGCCTTCCTGGAATCCGAGGCCCGCGAACGGCAGGCGCAGGCCGAGGCCGAAGCGACCCGCATGGTCAGCGAGGCCATCGCCGCCGGGAACGTGCAGGCCATCAACTACTTCGTCGCGCAGCGCTACGTGGACGCCCTGAAAGACATCGCCACCGCCCCCAACCAGAAGACGCTGATCCTGCCCGTCGAGGCCGTCAGTGTGCTCGGCAGCCTGCAGGGCATCGCGGAAGTCGCGCGCGAAGCCTTCGGCGGCCGCAAGGACTAG
- a CDS encoding histidine phosphatase family protein — MTRTLHLIKHGRPRIDPQVAAHDWPLADDALTDLPTLLAALHPRPDLVACSVEPKAHATAQGLAAALGAPLRPMQGLHEQLRYTAPWRPDPAAFEADIRRFFDHPEQVVSGEESARDALTRFHNAVTAVMTAHPQPCVAVVAHGTVISLLAAHLTGRDPWTVWQALPLLGSVTVAWPDAQGTSGPGGA, encoded by the coding sequence ATGACCCGCACCCTGCACCTGATCAAGCACGGCCGCCCCCGCATCGACCCGCAGGTGGCCGCGCACGACTGGCCGCTGGCCGACGACGCCCTGACCGACCTGCCCACGCTGCTGGCGGCCCTGCACCCCCGCCCGGATCTTGTGGCGTGCAGTGTGGAACCCAAGGCGCACGCCACCGCGCAGGGACTGGCCGCCGCGCTGGGCGCACCGCTGCGGCCCATGCAGGGCCTGCACGAGCAACTGCGCTACACGGCCCCCTGGCGGCCCGATCCGGCCGCGTTCGAGGCGGATATCCGCCGGTTCTTCGATCACCCGGAGCAGGTGGTCAGCGGCGAGGAGAGTGCCCGCGACGCCCTGACGCGCTTCCATAACGCCGTCACGGCCGTCATGACCGCTCACCCGCAGCCGTGCGTGGCGGTCGTGGCGCACGGCACCGTCATCAGCCTCCTGGCCGCGCACCTGACCGGACGCGATCCCTGGACGGTCTGGCAGGCGCTGCCGCTGCTGGGCAGCGTGACCGTCGCGTGGCCGGATGCGCAGGGAACTTCCGGGCCGGGCGGCGCGTAA
- a CDS encoding ATP-binding cassette domain-containing protein has protein sequence MTALVTLENVTVVAGGRTLLENVTLEVGRGEALLLRGPNGGGKTSLLRLLSGEVAPVSGRRVYRLGGQEQTSAVRARRSLAVVGPDAEAFYLTRDWAVTVRDLLLGAARGERLNLWEATPAEERRVADVAALTGLGPLLERDVRTLSHGQRRRAVLGAALMPAPELLLLDEFTDGLSGEARAELGAVIAGLHASGVTVVLASHRPEEAPDLPWRTVTVQTGQVRAGPAPARSDGPAGSAPDWPTFPAPPTGDLPPTLVQLENVSVYRNGHRALGPVSWSWQAGQHWLVTGGNGSGKSTLARLIAGELHPALGGQVTRPFLTRDLLSDRRRGVGLVSAELGIRQRREWTGRDVIGSAWDGTEGFTHTLDAAQHAEVDRLAAVLNVTDLLDRPADTLSQGQLRRLLLARSVAHRPRLLILDEGLDFLDAGSRAAFLGLLPDLVRGGTHLLVVAHRASDAPAGLTHHLHLSAGRVAFCGPRTPGRASDSAHLQALP, from the coding sequence ATGACGGCGCTGGTGACCCTGGAGAACGTGACGGTGGTGGCCGGGGGCCGCACGCTGCTGGAGAACGTGACGCTGGAGGTCGGCCGGGGCGAGGCGCTGCTGCTGCGCGGCCCGAACGGGGGCGGCAAGACGTCGCTGCTGCGGCTGCTGTCGGGCGAGGTCGCCCCGGTCAGTGGGCGGCGGGTGTACCGGCTGGGCGGGCAGGAGCAGACTTCGGCGGTGCGGGCGCGGCGGTCCCTGGCGGTGGTGGGGCCGGACGCCGAGGCGTTCTACCTGACGCGCGACTGGGCGGTGACGGTGCGGGACCTGCTGCTGGGCGCAGCGCGCGGCGAGCGCCTGAACCTGTGGGAGGCCACCCCCGCCGAGGAGCGGCGCGTGGCCGACGTGGCGGCCCTGACCGGGCTGGGGCCGCTGCTGGAGCGGGACGTGCGGACCCTCAGTCACGGGCAGCGGCGGCGGGCGGTGCTGGGCGCGGCATTGATGCCCGCGCCGGAACTGCTGCTGCTGGACGAGTTCACGGACGGCCTGAGCGGCGAGGCCCGCGCGGAACTGGGGGCCGTGATTGCCGGACTGCACGCCTCGGGCGTGACGGTCGTGCTGGCCTCTCACCGGCCGGAGGAAGCACCGGACCTGCCGTGGCGGACCGTGACCGTGCAGACCGGACAGGTGCGCGCCGGACCCGCACCGGCCCGGTCGGACGGCCCGGCAGGAAGCGCGCCCGACTGGCCGACCTTTCCTGCCCCGCCGACCGGCGACCTGCCACCCACGCTGGTGCAACTGGAGAACGTCAGCGTGTACCGCAACGGGCACCGCGCCCTGGGACCGGTCTCGTGGTCGTGGCAGGCCGGGCAGCACTGGCTGGTGACGGGCGGGAACGGCAGCGGCAAGAGCACCCTGGCGCGCCTGATCGCCGGGGAACTGCACCCCGCGCTGGGCGGGCAGGTGACGCGGCCGTTCCTGACGCGCGACCTGCTGAGCGACCGGCGGCGCGGCGTGGGGCTGGTCAGCGCGGAACTGGGCATCCGGCAGCGGCGCGAGTGGACGGGCCGGGACGTGATCGGCAGCGCCTGGGACGGCACGGAAGGGTTCACGCACACCCTGGACGCCGCGCAGCACGCCGAGGTGGACCGGCTGGCGGCCGTCCTGAACGTCACGGACCTGCTGGACCGCCCGGCCGACACGCTCTCGCAGGGGCAGTTGCGGCGGCTGCTGCTGGCCCGCTCGGTCGCGCACCGCCCGCGCCTGCTGATCCTGGACGAGGGCCTGGACTTCCTGGACGCCGGGTCCCGCGCCGCGTTCCTGGGCCTGCTGCCGGACCTCGTGCGCGGCGGCACGCACCTGCTGGTCGTCGCCCACCGCGCGTCCGACGCCCCGGCGGGCCTGACCCACCACCTGCACCTGTCGGCGGGCCGGGTGGCGTTCTGTGGACCGCGCACGCCGGGCCGCGCGTCAGATTCGGCTCACCTTCAGGCACTACCCTGA
- a CDS encoding PsbP-related protein — protein sequence MKRALLTLALLAAPALTGAASAQTTPAPATPETRTIEAITATSEKGYSIRVPAGWTPLKNVPGTDVAFVYQKIGSLRPTVTVVVQDIPADLKATLADVRDLNARKMPDVVPKLKMLGEKTVKVSGKPAILWTYTGDGEGGTVRWTQVFTLKNNRLYTATLMTPTGTPGDVIEQGRAILDSLTLK from the coding sequence ATGAAGCGTGCCCTCCTGACCCTCGCCCTGCTCGCCGCGCCCGCCCTGACCGGCGCGGCGTCCGCCCAGACCACCCCCGCCCCCGCCACGCCGGAAACCCGGACCATCGAGGCCATCACCGCCACGAGCGAGAAAGGCTACTCGATCCGCGTACCGGCCGGCTGGACGCCCCTGAAGAACGTGCCCGGCACCGACGTGGCGTTCGTGTACCAGAAGATCGGCAGCCTGCGCCCCACCGTCACGGTCGTCGTGCAGGACATCCCCGCCGACCTGAAAGCCACGCTGGCCGACGTGCGCGACCTGAACGCCCGCAAGATGCCCGACGTGGTGCCCAAACTGAAGATGCTGGGCGAGAAGACCGTGAAAGTCAGCGGCAAACCCGCCATCCTCTGGACGTACACCGGCGACGGCGAGGGCGGCACCGTCCGCTGGACGCAGGTGTTCACCCTGAAAAACAACCGCCTGTACACCGCGACCCTCATGACGCCCACCGGCACGCCCGGCGACGTGATCGAGCAGGGCCGCGCCATTCTCGACTCGCTGACCCTGAAGTAA
- a CDS encoding HAD hydrolase family protein → MTVTLPADLPVTPPLLMAFDLDGTLIPDAGREVQPDAAQALARLRALGVKLAIITGRDTPPSQVLRVMQPDAVATNNGGRITVGADLHAEARFSDADLEATLAHELDGARVVLFTADGLYVDLPPGVEPEPWMVLRQFRPLADAPREGILKVGYYHPQVAAFAGRLRATHPHLVLTGAQDPYPHFLTVTPQGAHKGAALTLIADALNVPHTQTVAFGDSDNDEAMLDVAAYAVQVGSLPLLTPHANTRVPQQADLGAFLHAWADRLAATR, encoded by the coding sequence GTGACCGTGACCCTGCCCGCCGACCTGCCCGTGACCCCGCCGCTCCTGATGGCCTTCGATCTGGACGGCACCCTGATCCCCGACGCGGGACGCGAGGTGCAGCCCGACGCGGCGCAGGCCCTGGCGCGGCTGCGGGCGCTGGGCGTGAAACTGGCCATCATCACCGGACGCGACACGCCGCCGTCGCAGGTGCTGCGCGTCATGCAGCCCGACGCGGTCGCCACCAACAACGGCGGCCGCATCACGGTGGGCGCGGACCTGCACGCCGAGGCGCGCTTCAGCGACGCGGACCTGGAGGCCACGCTGGCGCACGAACTGGACGGCGCGCGCGTGGTCCTGTTCACCGCCGACGGCCTGTACGTGGACCTGCCGCCCGGCGTGGAACCCGAACCGTGGATGGTGCTGCGCCAGTTCCGCCCCCTGGCCGACGCGCCCCGCGAGGGCATCCTGAAGGTCGGGTACTACCACCCGCAGGTCGCGGCGTTCGCCGGGCGGCTGCGGGCCACGCACCCGCACCTGGTCCTGACCGGCGCGCAGGACCCGTACCCGCACTTCCTGACCGTCACGCCGCAGGGCGCGCACAAGGGCGCGGCCCTGACCCTGATCGCGGACGCCCTGAACGTGCCGCACACGCAGACCGTCGCCTTCGGAGACAGCGACAACGACGAGGCGATGCTGGACGTCGCCGCGTACGCCGTGCAGGTCGGCTCGCTGCCCCTGCTGACCCCGCACGCGAACACCCGCGTGCCGCAACAGGCGGACCTGGGCGCATTCCTGCACGCCTGGGCCGACCGGCTGGCCGCGACCCGCTGA
- a CDS encoding HAD family hydrolase, with translation MPTALLALDLDGTLIGPDTQPPPGLLDELRAWQLGGAHVAVITARGRLPPLLRDWPLHSVSRCYGAWLRCEGRVLWERTLPTTAVHAALGALTPTERGGRCKTLIVTPDPRGILRHTDPDFEDRWPHAPAPLKVVHGQPDADRLDGLQAQWAAIPGAQVIRERRDRLVLVAAGAGKGEALRDLATHLGVPAARTWAAGDGPADAAMLPHARTFLRVGAHPALHAAHLSAPGPADVPPVLARCRADALGCRA, from the coding sequence GTGCCCACCGCACTGCTGGCCCTGGACCTCGACGGAACCCTGATCGGCCCGGACACGCAGCCCCCACCCGGCCTGCTGGACGAACTGCGGGCGTGGCAGCTGGGCGGCGCGCACGTCGCGGTCATCACGGCGCGCGGACGCCTTCCGCCACTGCTGCGGGACTGGCCGCTGCACAGCGTGTCCCGCTGCTACGGCGCGTGGCTGCGCTGCGAGGGCCGCGTGCTGTGGGAGCGCACCCTGCCGACAACGGCCGTCCACGCGGCCCTGGGCGCCCTCACGCCCACCGAGCGCGGCGGCCGTTGTAAGACCCTGATCGTCACGCCCGACCCGCGCGGCATCCTGCGGCACACCGACCCCGACTTCGAGGACCGCTGGCCGCACGCCCCCGCACCCCTGAAAGTCGTGCACGGCCAGCCGGACGCCGACCGCCTGGACGGGCTCCAGGCGCAGTGGGCGGCCATTCCGGGCGCGCAGGTCATCCGCGAACGCCGCGACCGACTGGTCCTGGTCGCAGCGGGCGCCGGCAAGGGTGAGGCGCTGCGGGACCTCGCCACGCACCTCGGCGTGCCGGCCGCGCGCACCTGGGCGGCCGGGGACGGCCCCGCCGACGCCGCCATGCTCCCGCATGCCCGGACCTTCCTGCGGGTAGGCGCACACCCGGCCCTGCACGCCGCGCACCTGAGCGCACCCGGCCCGGCGGATGTGCCCCCCGTCCTCGCGCGCTGCCGGGCGGACGCGCTAGGCTGCCGCGCGTGA